One genomic window of Luteitalea pratensis includes the following:
- a CDS encoding endonuclease/exonuclease/phosphatase family protein: MRRLLLASVLLAGMVTALEGQQERREFPPTTAPLSRALTVLTFNIHHAEDTDGKVDVGRIAKLIQNSQADIVGLQEVDRGVERTARRDLLKEIADHAGMRFAFGKNLDHQGGDYGNALLTSLPIVSVGNKRLPNTGGGEQRGVLQVVVDVEGTQVLVLTTHLDHRKEDPQRVASADAILDMVQAFGPGPVVAMGDFNDVPGSATWTRLMTVFTDTWAAVGSGDGFSIPVEAPAKRIDWILVRGAEPVSAEVLKSEASDHLPVVARVKLR, translated from the coding sequence GTGAGGCGTCTCCTCCTCGCGAGCGTGCTCCTGGCCGGGATGGTCACGGCCCTGGAGGGACAACAGGAGCGACGGGAATTCCCGCCGACCACGGCACCCCTGTCGCGCGCGCTCACTGTCCTGACGTTCAACATCCACCATGCCGAAGACACCGACGGCAAGGTGGACGTCGGGCGAATTGCAAAGCTCATCCAAAACAGTCAGGCCGACATCGTCGGGCTTCAGGAAGTGGATCGCGGCGTCGAGCGCACGGCACGACGTGATCTCCTGAAGGAGATTGCCGACCACGCCGGCATGCGCTTCGCCTTCGGCAAGAATCTCGATCACCAGGGCGGCGACTACGGCAACGCGCTGCTCACGTCACTGCCGATCGTGTCGGTGGGCAACAAGCGGCTGCCCAACACGGGCGGCGGCGAACAACGCGGGGTGTTGCAGGTGGTGGTCGACGTCGAGGGCACGCAGGTGCTGGTGCTGACCACGCACCTCGATCACCGCAAGGAAGACCCGCAGCGTGTGGCCAGCGCCGACGCCATCCTCGACATGGTGCAGGCGTTCGGCCCTGGTCCGGTCGTGGCCATGGGCGACTTCAACGACGTCCCTGGCAGCGCCACCTGGACGCGCCTGATGACGGTATTCACGGATACGTGGGCGGCGGTGGGCAGCGGCGATGGCTTCTCCATCCCCGTCGAGGCCCCTGCGAAACGTATCGACTGGATCCTGGTGAGGGGGGCCGAACCGGTCTCGGCCGAGGTCCTGAAGTCGGAGGCATCCGACCACTTGCCGGTGGTGGCCAGGGTGAAGCTCCGATAA
- the hisI gene encoding phosphoribosyl-AMP cyclohydrolase, with product MDFDKFHGLVPAVVQDDASNEVLMVGFMNAEALQRTRETGFVTFFSRTRKALWMKGETSGNRLRVVRLLTDCDTDTVLARVERQGDGLVCHLGTVSCFTQEIA from the coding sequence ATGGACTTCGACAAGTTTCACGGGCTGGTGCCCGCCGTGGTGCAGGACGACGCGAGCAACGAGGTGCTGATGGTCGGCTTCATGAACGCGGAGGCGCTGCAACGGACCCGCGAGACGGGGTTCGTGACCTTCTTCAGCCGTACCCGCAAAGCGCTCTGGATGAAGGGCGAGACGTCGGGCAACCGCCTGAGGGTGGTCCGCCTGCTCACCGACTGCGACACCGACACCGTGCTGGCCCGCGTCGAGCGGCAGGGTGACGGCCTCGTCTGCCACCTCGGGACCGTCAGCTGCTTCACCCAGGAGATCGCCTGA
- the hisG gene encoding ATP phosphoribosyltransferase codes for MPPLRLGIPKGSLQDSTVQLFARAGWNIYVSSRSYFPGTDDSELECMLIRAQEMARYVADGVIDAGLTGQDWIAEQLIASRAEVVPVQELVYSKQSFGTVKWVLAAPEDSRFKTPKDFAGCTIATELVRVTQQYFEERGVDVTVEFSWGATEVKPPVLADGIVEATETGSTLRANRLRIIDTVMESKTQLIANPAAWADAWKRTKIENIALLLRAAIEAQGRVGLMLNVRREGLARLLELVPALRRPTISPLSDDEWVAVNTIIEERTVRDLVPKLKSAGAEGIVEYPLNKIVM; via the coding sequence ATGCCGCCCCTTCGCCTCGGCATCCCCAAGGGTTCGCTGCAGGACTCCACCGTGCAGCTGTTTGCGCGCGCCGGCTGGAACATCTATGTCAGCTCGCGCTCCTACTTCCCGGGCACCGACGACAGCGAGCTGGAGTGCATGCTGATCCGCGCCCAGGAGATGGCCCGGTACGTGGCTGACGGCGTCATCGACGCGGGGCTCACGGGACAGGACTGGATCGCCGAGCAGCTCATCGCCTCCCGCGCCGAAGTCGTGCCGGTACAGGAACTGGTCTACTCGAAGCAGAGCTTCGGGACGGTCAAGTGGGTGCTCGCGGCGCCTGAGGACTCACGCTTCAAGACGCCCAAGGACTTCGCCGGCTGCACCATCGCCACCGAGCTGGTCCGTGTCACCCAGCAGTATTTCGAGGAACGCGGCGTAGATGTCACGGTCGAGTTCTCCTGGGGAGCGACCGAGGTCAAGCCGCCCGTGCTTGCCGACGGCATCGTCGAAGCGACGGAAACCGGCTCGACGCTGCGCGCGAACCGGCTGCGGATCATCGACACCGTGATGGAATCCAAGACCCAGCTGATCGCCAATCCCGCGGCGTGGGCCGACGCCTGGAAGCGCACCAAGATCGAGAACATCGCCCTGCTGCTGCGCGCCGCGATCGAGGCGCAGGGTCGCGTCGGGCTGATGCTCAACGTCAGGCGCGAGGGGTTGGCGCGTTTGCTGGAGTTGGTGCCTGCGCTGCGCCGTCCCACGATTTCGCCGCTGAGCGATGACGAGTGGGTGGCCGTGAACACGATCATCGAGGAGCGGACCGTGCGCGACCTGGTCCCGAAGCTCAAGTCTGCTGGCGCAGAGGGCATCGTCGAGTATCCCCTCAACAAGATCGTGATGTGA
- the hisD gene encoding histidinol dehydrogenase has protein sequence MLPILESTDTRALRRLLDRTPDDHARIEPAVRDILGAVRTRGDKALVEFARKFDRLEGPIELSPAEIHAGAGDCPREVRAAIRKAARHIRMVARAQVPATWTKQVAPGVKVSQRVVPLERVGCYVPGGRYPLPSSLLMAAVTARAAGVPEVIVTCPRPDASVLAAAVEAGVDRIFQLGGAQAIAALAYGTATVPRVDKIVGPGNAYVALAKALVARDCAIDFFAGPSEIVVVASSGDPAWIAADLLAQAEHDVDARALFLTPSRRLAQQVARAIEAQLAGPDAQGTPARDSLARNGAIVVTRTIAEAAALANRIAPEHLVVDTPELGASIPVAGSIFVGAWTAQAAGDYAIGSNHVLPTSGAARFRGGLHAWDFVRVSTVQQLTKRGVALVGPTAATLADAEGLKLHAASIRARLGIAPKVGPVKARARRPSARSSR, from the coding sequence ATGCTGCCGATTCTCGAGTCCACCGACACCAGGGCGTTGCGGCGGTTGCTGGATCGCACGCCGGACGATCACGCCCGGATCGAGCCGGCGGTGCGGGACATCCTTGGCGCGGTGCGCACGCGAGGCGACAAGGCGCTGGTGGAGTTCGCGCGCAAGTTCGACCGCCTCGAGGGACCGATCGAATTGTCACCCGCGGAGATCCATGCCGGCGCCGGGGACTGCCCCCGCGAAGTACGGGCGGCCATCCGCAAGGCAGCGCGACACATCCGGATGGTGGCCAGGGCGCAGGTGCCGGCCACATGGACGAAGCAGGTGGCGCCAGGGGTCAAGGTGTCCCAGCGCGTGGTGCCGCTCGAGCGCGTCGGCTGCTACGTCCCGGGCGGGCGTTACCCGCTGCCGTCGTCACTCCTGATGGCTGCGGTCACGGCACGCGCGGCCGGCGTGCCCGAAGTCATCGTGACGTGCCCGCGTCCGGACGCCTCGGTGCTCGCCGCGGCCGTCGAAGCGGGTGTGGACCGGATCTTCCAGCTTGGTGGCGCGCAGGCCATCGCGGCGCTGGCCTATGGCACGGCCACCGTGCCGCGCGTGGACAAGATCGTCGGACCGGGGAACGCGTACGTCGCGCTGGCCAAGGCGCTCGTGGCCCGCGACTGCGCCATCGATTTCTTCGCCGGACCGAGCGAGATCGTCGTCGTCGCCAGCTCCGGTGATCCCGCGTGGATCGCCGCCGATCTGCTCGCGCAGGCGGAGCACGACGTCGATGCCCGCGCCCTCTTCCTCACGCCATCGCGCCGACTCGCGCAGCAGGTCGCGCGCGCGATCGAGGCGCAGCTGGCCGGACCCGATGCGCAGGGCACACCGGCACGCGACTCACTCGCGCGCAATGGCGCGATCGTCGTGACCCGGACTATCGCGGAGGCGGCCGCGCTGGCGAACCGCATCGCGCCGGAACACCTCGTGGTCGACACGCCCGAACTCGGTGCGTCGATTCCGGTGGCGGGCTCGATCTTCGTCGGCGCCTGGACGGCGCAGGCCGCCGGTGATTACGCCATCGGCTCCAATCACGTGCTGCCGACCAGCGGCGCGGCGCGGTTCCGCGGCGGCCTGCACGCCTGGGATTTCGTGCGGGTCTCGACCGTCCAGCAACTCACGAAACGGGGCGTGGCGTTGGTCGGGCCGACCGCGGCGACGCTGGCTGATGCCGAAGGCCTGAAGCTGCATGCGGCATCGATCCGCGCCCGGCTCGGCATCGCACCGAAGGTTGGGCCGGTGAAAGCACGGGCCCGCCGTCCATCCGCGCGGAGCAGCCGATGA
- a CDS encoding pyridoxal phosphate-dependent aminotransferase, whose amino-acid sequence MTTARAGDRAGTSGSMERPGTVAPAGANQYEYDRADAPADALRLHLNEHTGGCSAAVTEAVARVTRETVAKYPDYTAVTRAVADHLDVPTSRVLLTNGLDEGIFAVAIAQLRPPGVAAGLVRQPARGTSPAPAPVSASGTGRKSRIVAGSLQPVACGLNEALILEPAFGMYADAVEAVGGTVVRVMPGAGLSLDREAIAAAVTPLTGALFVASPGNPSGISLTLAEITWLASLLPAGALLLLDEAYVEFGGESFIPHLDRWSNVVVGRTFAKAYGLAGMRVGAVVAREDVITRLRRVLPPYSLNVFVVAALEAALGDRAYMDDYRAQVAESKRLLYDACERWGLPCVRSDANFVLVRAGDKRQALLDGLQARNIYIRDRDRQPGCEGCVRVTTGLVTHTTTCIAAMEEILCARA is encoded by the coding sequence ATGACCACTGCGCGAGCAGGCGATCGGGCCGGGACGTCCGGCTCCATGGAACGTCCTGGCACGGTGGCGCCAGCCGGTGCGAACCAGTACGAGTACGACCGTGCCGACGCGCCGGCCGACGCCCTGCGGCTGCACCTCAACGAGCACACGGGCGGCTGCTCGGCCGCCGTCACCGAAGCCGTGGCGCGAGTCACGCGCGAGACAGTCGCGAAGTACCCGGACTACACGGCGGTCACGCGCGCCGTTGCCGATCACCTCGATGTGCCGACCTCGCGCGTGCTCCTCACCAATGGCCTGGACGAGGGCATCTTTGCCGTGGCGATTGCGCAGCTTCGGCCGCCAGGTGTAGCTGCCGGACTCGTCCGGCAGCCTGCGCGCGGGACAAGTCCCGCGCCTGCTCCTGTTTCGGCGAGCGGAACAGGTCGGAAGTCGCGAATCGTCGCGGGTAGCCTGCAGCCTGTCGCGTGTGGCCTGAACGAGGCCTTGATCCTGGAACCGGCGTTCGGCATGTACGCCGATGCCGTCGAGGCCGTCGGCGGCACCGTCGTGCGCGTGATGCCGGGAGCGGGCCTGTCGCTCGATCGCGAGGCGATCGCTGCGGCCGTCACGCCGCTCACCGGCGCGCTGTTTGTCGCCAGCCCAGGTAACCCCAGCGGTATTTCGTTGACCTTGGCCGAGATCACCTGGCTTGCCTCGCTGTTGCCAGCTGGCGCGCTCCTGCTCCTCGACGAGGCCTATGTCGAGTTCGGCGGGGAGAGCTTCATCCCGCATCTCGACAGGTGGTCGAATGTCGTGGTCGGCCGAACGTTTGCCAAGGCTTACGGGTTGGCCGGCATGCGAGTCGGCGCGGTCGTGGCTCGCGAGGACGTCATCACCCGATTGCGACGCGTGCTGCCGCCCTACAGCCTGAACGTCTTCGTAGTCGCCGCCCTGGAAGCCGCCCTCGGCGACCGTGCCTACATGGACGACTACCGCGCCCAGGTGGCCGAGTCGAAGCGACTCCTGTACGACGCATGCGAGCGCTGGGGCCTGCCCTGCGTGAGGAGCGACGCCAACTTCGTGCTGGTACGCGCGGGCGACAAGCGGCAGGCGCTGCTCGACGGCCTCCAGGCACGCAACATCTACATCCGCGATCGAGACCGGCAACCGGGCTGCGAGGGCTGCGTGCGCGTGACCACCGGTCTCGTGACCCACACGACGACATGCATCGCGGCCATGGAGGAGATCCTGTGCGCAAGGGCGTGA
- the hisB gene encoding imidazoleglycerol-phosphate dehydratase HisB, whose amino-acid sequence MHRGHGGDPVRKGVIARHTRETKIDIALGIEGKGRYQVHTGIRFFDHMLELFTRHGAFDLTMTADGDLDVDQHHTVEDVGIALGEAFTMALGTKVGINRAGYFLMPMDETLAIAAVDLSGRPHAVVELGVKVRLVGDLQVELLHDFFEGFAQGARANVHVKVMYGRSSHHRVEAVFKAFARAMRVACAKDKQLARMLPSTKGLL is encoded by the coding sequence ATGCATCGCGGCCATGGAGGAGATCCTGTGCGCAAGGGCGTGATCGCGCGGCACACCCGCGAGACCAAGATCGACATCGCGCTGGGCATCGAGGGCAAGGGTCGCTACCAGGTGCATACCGGCATCCGGTTCTTCGACCACATGCTGGAGCTCTTCACGCGCCACGGCGCCTTCGACCTGACAATGACGGCAGACGGCGACCTCGACGTCGACCAGCATCACACCGTCGAGGACGTCGGGATCGCGCTTGGCGAGGCCTTCACGATGGCACTCGGCACGAAGGTGGGCATCAACCGCGCCGGCTATTTCCTGATGCCGATGGACGAGACGCTGGCAATTGCGGCGGTCGACCTCAGCGGGCGTCCGCACGCGGTCGTGGAACTCGGCGTCAAGGTGCGCCTCGTTGGCGACCTGCAGGTCGAGCTGTTGCACGACTTCTTCGAGGGCTTCGCCCAGGGCGCGCGCGCCAACGTCCACGTCAAGGTGATGTACGGCCGGTCCAGCCACCATCGCGTCGAAGCCGTGTTCAAGGCCTTCGCACGCGCCATGCGCGTGGCCTGCGCGAAGGACAAGCAACTGGCGCGCATGCTGCCGAGCACGAAGGGGCTGCTGTGA
- the hisH gene encoding imidazole glycerol phosphate synthase subunit HisH, translating into MIVALIDYKAGNLTSVRKALAALGAEILTPDSPADLDRADAIIVPGVGHFEATAALDAGWHSAIRSRLAAGVPLLGICLGQQWLFEGSDEAPDVPGLGVFPGRCVKLDPARGLMDDRAPGARYPVPGSLKVPHVGWNALKQTTRSSRLLAGVQDEAQAYFTHSYVAPDSDATVAITEHGVPFASVVEHGLVFGAQFHPEKSGETGLKMLRNFLEVAEEGRARRAGPTGATQPLPTPDLSRRSPRAKAAARFPPGFDGRRPIDEGRSREVR; encoded by the coding sequence GTGATCGTCGCGCTCATCGACTACAAGGCGGGCAACCTGACGTCCGTGCGCAAGGCCCTGGCCGCGCTCGGCGCGGAGATCCTGACGCCCGACTCTCCGGCAGATCTCGACCGCGCGGACGCGATCATCGTCCCCGGCGTCGGACACTTCGAGGCAACCGCAGCCCTCGACGCCGGGTGGCACAGCGCGATCCGCTCGCGGCTGGCCGCAGGTGTCCCGCTGCTCGGCATCTGTCTCGGGCAGCAATGGCTGTTCGAGGGCAGCGACGAGGCGCCCGACGTGCCCGGCCTGGGCGTGTTTCCGGGCCGCTGCGTGAAGCTGGACCCTGCGCGCGGGCTCATGGATGACCGGGCCCCCGGTGCCCGGTACCCGGTGCCCGGATCTTTGAAGGTGCCGCACGTCGGCTGGAACGCGCTCAAGCAGACAACCCGTTCGTCACGACTGCTCGCAGGCGTCCAGGACGAGGCGCAGGCCTACTTCACGCACTCGTACGTCGCGCCCGACAGCGACGCGACCGTCGCCATCACCGAGCACGGCGTGCCCTTCGCGAGCGTCGTCGAGCACGGCCTCGTGTTCGGCGCGCAATTCCATCCAGAGAAGAGTGGCGAGACGGGCCTGAAGATGCTCCGCAATTTTCTCGAGGTCGCAGAGGAAGGCCGGGCTCGGAGAGCCGGCCCTACCGGTGCGACTCAGCCACTCCCGACTCCCGACTTGTCCCGCCGAAGCCCTCGGGCGAAGGCGGCTGCCCGATTCCCGCCTGGATTCGACGGCCGAAGGCCGATTGACGAAGGCCGCTCCCGGGAGGTGCGCTGA
- the hisF gene encoding imidazole glycerol phosphate synthase subunit HisF yields the protein MLSKRIIACLDVRDGQVVKGINFEGLRNAGDPAELARRYNVEGIDELVILDVTATLEKRRTMARTVATVAKELFIPLAVGGGIASEEDAAAAVEAGADKVSINSAAVANPSLVTSLARRYGSQAVVVAIDAKLEGNRFGVYVRSGSTPTGRDAVEWAREAADRGAGEILLTSIDKDGTRSGFDLPMTAAVSRAVSIPVIASGGAGTFSHFSDVFTEGCADAALAASVFHFSEHAVSELKAHLDAQGIPVRLR from the coding sequence ATGCTGTCCAAGCGAATCATCGCGTGCCTGGACGTGCGCGACGGTCAGGTGGTCAAGGGCATCAACTTCGAGGGACTGCGCAATGCGGGCGATCCCGCCGAACTCGCGCGACGTTACAACGTCGAGGGTATCGACGAGCTCGTGATCCTCGACGTGACCGCGACGCTGGAGAAGCGGCGCACGATGGCGCGCACCGTCGCGACCGTCGCGAAGGAACTGTTCATCCCGCTGGCAGTCGGCGGCGGCATCGCCTCCGAGGAGGATGCCGCGGCAGCGGTCGAAGCGGGGGCCGACAAGGTCAGCATCAACAGCGCCGCCGTCGCCAATCCCTCGCTCGTCACGTCCCTCGCGCGGCGCTACGGCTCGCAGGCCGTCGTCGTCGCGATCGACGCCAAGCTCGAAGGTAATCGCTTCGGCGTGTACGTCCGCAGTGGATCCACGCCGACGGGGCGCGATGCCGTCGAATGGGCACGCGAGGCCGCCGATCGCGGCGCCGGCGAAATCCTGTTGACGTCGATCGACAAGGACGGCACGAGGAGTGGTTTCGACCTGCCGATGACCGCCGCCGTCTCGCGTGCCGTGAGCATCCCGGTGATCGCCTCGGGCGGGGCCGGCACCTTCAGCCATTTCTCGGATGTCTTCACCGAAGGCTGCGCCGACGCTGCCCTGGCCGCATCCGTCTTCCATTTCAGTGAACACGCCGTCAGCGAGCTCAAGGCGCACCTCGACGCGCAAGGGATCCCGGTGCGCCTCCGGTAA
- a CDS encoding HisA/HisF-related TIM barrel protein, with product MLIPAIDLRDGQVVQLVQGKRLALATDDWQSWVDRFRPFPKVQLIDLDAAMERGANEPLLRKICAEKACRVGGGIRSIERAQHVLSLGATHVIVSSALFKGGHLDLEFAARLADSLGRARVIAAVDSSQGVVTIRGWQEATRVTAVEAARALEPFCDELLYTNVDTEGLMQGIPMDAVRAVREATSRRVVAAGGITTQQEIDELDAMGVDAVVGMAIYTGRLALRQP from the coding sequence ATGCTGATCCCCGCAATCGATCTCCGCGACGGCCAGGTCGTACAACTCGTCCAGGGCAAGCGGCTCGCGCTGGCCACCGACGACTGGCAGTCGTGGGTGGACAGGTTCCGGCCCTTTCCGAAAGTGCAGCTCATCGATCTCGACGCCGCCATGGAGCGCGGCGCAAACGAGCCACTGCTTCGGAAGATCTGCGCCGAGAAGGCGTGTCGCGTCGGTGGCGGGATCCGGTCCATCGAACGTGCGCAGCACGTGCTCTCGCTCGGCGCGACGCACGTCATCGTGAGCTCGGCCCTCTTCAAGGGCGGGCATCTCGATCTCGAGTTCGCCGCACGATTGGCCGACTCGCTGGGACGCGCGCGTGTCATCGCTGCCGTGGACAGCTCCCAGGGTGTCGTCACGATCCGCGGTTGGCAGGAGGCCACAAGGGTCACCGCGGTCGAGGCCGCCCGGGCGCTCGAGCCGTTCTGCGATGAGTTGCTCTACACCAACGTCGACACCGAGGGCCTGATGCAGGGCATCCCGATGGACGCGGTCCGCGCCGTTCGGGAGGCGACCAGCCGCCGCGTCGTCGCCGCGGGTGGCATCACCACCCAGCAGGAGATCGACGAGCTCGATGCCATGGGGGTCGATGCCGTCGTCGGCATGGCCATCTACACGGGCCGCCTGGCACTCAGGCAACCCTGA
- a CDS encoding M28 family peptidase, with product MFLSSWRGPVGLVALGGLVLAGCARTDRFNVRNAHAHVERLTASGSRWSGTPANEKARAYLIETLQLYGFDVRIQEADASWREAGVTTRVANIIAIKPGQQQDAIAIVSHYDSVAWGPGGGDDALGTAVALESARVLGARTAPRYALMLLITDGEEHGMMGARALVDDPEIRARLKTFINLESIGTDSPFVLFETGPGTSPALRAWAAASRPRGGSYMQSIYDALPNDTDFSILKQLPGVSGINLAATGDGYTYHTDRDRADRVTTRVLARAGQVVLDVVDGLDARASLTPDPRPSVYFSLLDRVAFVGSLRTAVVLGWIIAILGVLSWVATLRHLTRSGGVGNLLTTGLWALIASGAVLGALVAAVWLVRTGRAELHPWFAAPWRLFTFMTVMVVTVTWMVRRLASVAPAAFKPDGTPFGVWFAALPAWVALLIFALRHAPGASYLMSIPMLAVVVLVVPTSWLVGSEPTPRTWPARVGSILVVIITWMLWAPDLLTLLPFAVTLLGRMPIVTPTWAYPSVFFLAGIVLWPPVLAVLVGRMRWRVAHGIAAGTLMFALVVTGVLAWVAPAFTVERPQQRSALFVDDRIRGAASWELHGNEPGVDIGPGAPANVAWQVAERSSVPGSEIDRKAHLFRASVPPPATAVPATIMATIVRRPGDADVEITVTPRDAEWQAVAIVLPDSIVPTRSTLAGRTRAGRWQAWHTTMPSDGITWRGTVPASQADRLAGTEVWIARVRLPDAVDGERVPAWLRAPHTAWMTQHVVMLGLAFNESTEAPAPMTPLTLPLPSATPSVASPLPPAATPSGRVPR from the coding sequence ATGTTCCTGTCTTCGTGGCGTGGCCCCGTCGGGCTGGTGGCGCTCGGCGGCCTGGTGTTGGCCGGCTGTGCACGCACCGATCGGTTCAACGTCCGGAACGCACACGCGCACGTCGAGCGGCTCACCGCCTCGGGCAGCCGCTGGAGCGGCACCCCTGCCAACGAGAAAGCCCGCGCCTATCTGATCGAGACCCTCCAGCTGTACGGGTTCGACGTACGGATACAGGAGGCGGACGCGTCCTGGCGCGAGGCCGGTGTCACGACTCGCGTCGCCAACATCATTGCGATCAAGCCCGGGCAGCAACAGGACGCCATCGCCATCGTGTCGCACTACGATTCGGTGGCCTGGGGCCCGGGCGGCGGTGACGATGCCCTGGGGACGGCGGTGGCGCTGGAGTCGGCACGCGTGCTCGGGGCGAGGACAGCTCCGCGCTACGCGCTGATGCTGCTGATCACGGACGGCGAGGAGCACGGCATGATGGGCGCGCGTGCGCTCGTGGACGATCCCGAGATCCGCGCGCGACTGAAGACCTTCATCAACCTCGAGTCGATCGGCACCGACAGCCCGTTCGTGCTGTTCGAGACCGGCCCGGGCACGAGTCCGGCGTTGCGCGCGTGGGCCGCCGCATCGAGGCCGAGGGGCGGCTCGTACATGCAGTCGATCTACGATGCGCTGCCCAACGACACGGACTTCTCGATCCTGAAGCAGTTGCCTGGCGTTTCCGGCATCAACCTTGCCGCGACTGGCGACGGATACACGTATCACACCGATCGCGACCGTGCCGATCGCGTCACCACGCGTGTGCTGGCGCGGGCCGGACAGGTGGTGCTCGACGTAGTCGATGGCCTCGACGCGCGCGCCTCGCTGACACCGGATCCCCGCCCCTCCGTGTACTTCTCCCTGCTCGATCGCGTGGCGTTTGTCGGGTCCTTGCGGACGGCGGTCGTCCTCGGCTGGATCATCGCGATACTCGGCGTGCTGTCGTGGGTCGCGACCCTGCGCCACCTGACGAGGAGTGGCGGTGTCGGCAACCTGCTCACGACCGGACTGTGGGCGCTCATCGCATCGGGGGCCGTGCTGGGCGCGCTCGTGGCCGCGGTGTGGCTGGTTCGCACTGGGCGGGCCGAGCTTCACCCGTGGTTCGCGGCTCCGTGGCGGCTCTTCACGTTCATGACCGTGATGGTCGTGACGGTCACCTGGATGGTGCGGCGCCTCGCGTCCGTGGCCCCCGCGGCTTTCAAACCCGATGGCACGCCGTTCGGCGTCTGGTTCGCGGCGCTGCCCGCGTGGGTCGCACTGCTGATCTTCGCGCTGCGCCATGCGCCGGGCGCGTCGTACCTGATGTCGATCCCGATGCTGGCCGTGGTCGTGCTCGTCGTCCCGACCTCGTGGCTCGTCGGAAGCGAACCTACGCCGAGGACGTGGCCCGCGCGAGTCGGCAGCATCCTCGTGGTCATCATCACGTGGATGCTGTGGGCACCGGACCTGCTCACGCTCCTGCCGTTTGCCGTGACGCTGCTCGGGCGCATGCCCATCGTCACGCCGACGTGGGCGTACCCGTCCGTCTTCTTCCTGGCCGGCATCGTGCTCTGGCCGCCAGTTCTGGCCGTGCTCGTCGGCCGCATGCGCTGGCGTGTCGCACACGGGATTGCCGCCGGCACGTTGATGTTCGCGCTGGTCGTGACCGGTGTCCTCGCCTGGGTGGCGCCGGCGTTCACGGTCGAACGGCCGCAGCAGCGCTCGGCCCTGTTCGTGGACGATCGCATCCGCGGTGCGGCGAGCTGGGAACTGCACGGCAACGAGCCTGGCGTGGACATCGGCCCAGGTGCGCCAGCCAACGTCGCCTGGCAGGTGGCCGAACGATCATCGGTACCCGGCAGCGAGATCGACCGGAAGGCGCACCTGTTCCGCGCCAGTGTGCCGCCACCAGCCACGGCCGTTCCCGCCACGATCATGGCGACCATCGTGCGCCGGCCCGGCGACGCCGACGTCGAGATCACCGTGACGCCGCGTGACGCGGAGTGGCAAGCGGTCGCGATCGTGTTGCCCGATTCCATCGTGCCGACCAGGTCCACGCTGGCTGGCCGGACGCGAGCTGGACGCTGGCAGGCCTGGCACACGACGATGCCGAGCGATGGGATCACGTGGCGGGGAACGGTGCCGGCAAGCCAGGCCGATCGACTCGCGGGCACCGAAGTCTGGATTGCGCGGGTGCGCCTGCCCGATGCCGTCGACGGCGAGCGCGTGCCGGCGTGGCTGCGCGCGCCACACACCGCGTGGATGACACAGCACGTCGTGATGTTGGGACTGGCCTTCAACGAGTCGACGGAAGCGCCAGCACCGATGACGCCCTTGACGCTGCCGCTGCCGTCGGCGACGCCCTCGGTCGCTTCGCCGCTGCCACCCGCCGCGACGCCCAGCGGCCGGGTGCCTCGATGA